In Tenacibaculum pacificus, a single window of DNA contains:
- the gdhA gene encoding NADP-specific glutamate dehydrogenase codes for MESKINAFMDYVKERNSNEPEFLQAVHEVAETVIPFIENNPKYQGKKLLERMVEPERTLMFRVAWVDDKGETQVNRGYRVEFNSAIGPYKGGLRFHPSVNLSILKFLGFEQVFKNSLTTLPMGGGKGGSDFNPKGKSDREVMAFCQSFMSELFRHIGANTDVPAGDIGVGGREIGFMFGQYKKLRNEFVGVLTGKGASWGGSLIRPEATGYGDVYFADNMLKTKGDSFEGKTVVVSGSGNVAQYATEKATELGAKVVTLSDSSGYIYDADGIDAEKLAHVMEIKNVRRARISEYVTKYPNAKFFAGEKPWSVACDVALPCATQNELNGEEAKTLVANGCICVAEGANMPSTPEAVEVFVAAKILFAPGKASNAGGVATSGLEMSQNSLRYNWTREEVDAKLKAIMNDIHASCVEYGTQADGYVDYVKGANVAGFVKVADAMLDQGVV; via the coding sequence ATGGAATCTAAAATAAATGCATTTATGGATTACGTTAAAGAACGTAATTCTAATGAGCCAGAATTTTTACAAGCTGTACACGAAGTAGCAGAAACTGTAATTCCATTTATTGAAAACAATCCTAAGTACCAAGGGAAGAAATTGTTAGAGAGAATGGTTGAGCCAGAAAGAACTTTAATGTTTAGAGTTGCTTGGGTAGATGATAAAGGAGAAACTCAAGTAAACAGAGGATACAGAGTTGAGTTTAACTCTGCTATCGGACCTTACAAAGGTGGTTTACGTTTTCACCCATCTGTAAACTTATCAATCTTAAAATTCTTAGGATTCGAGCAAGTGTTCAAAAACTCTTTAACTACTTTACCAATGGGTGGAGGAAAAGGAGGTTCTGACTTTAATCCAAAAGGAAAATCTGATAGAGAAGTAATGGCTTTTTGTCAATCTTTTATGTCTGAATTATTCCGTCATATTGGTGCAAATACTGATGTTCCTGCTGGAGATATTGGTGTTGGAGGAAGAGAAATCGGATTTATGTTCGGTCAATATAAAAAGTTACGTAACGAATTTGTTGGAGTTTTAACAGGAAAAGGTGCTTCTTGGGGTGGTTCTTTAATTAGACCAGAAGCAACAGGTTATGGTGATGTTTATTTTGCTGATAACATGTTAAAAACTAAAGGAGATTCTTTTGAAGGTAAAACTGTTGTTGTTTCTGGTTCTGGAAACGTTGCACAGTATGCTACTGAAAAAGCTACCGAATTAGGAGCTAAAGTAGTTACTTTATCTGATTCTTCAGGATATATTTATGATGCTGACGGAATTGATGCTGAGAAATTAGCACACGTTATGGAAATTAAAAATGTTCGTAGAGCTAGAATTAGCGAATATGTAACAAAATATCCTAACGCTAAGTTCTTTGCAGGTGAAAAGCCTTGGTCTGTAGCTTGTGATGTAGCTTTACCATGTGCAACTCAAAATGAGTTAAACGGTGAAGAAGCTAAAACATTAGTTGCTAACGGATGTATTTGTGTTGCTGAAGGAGCAAACATGCCTTCTACACCTGAAGCTGTTGAAGTATTTGTTGCTGCAAAAATATTATTTGCTCCAGGAAAAGCTTCTAATGCTGGTGGAGTTGCAACATCTGGTTTAGAAATGAGTCAAAATTCATTACGTTATAACTGGACAAGAGAAGAAGTTGACGCTAAATTAAAAGCTATTATGAATGATATTCACGCTTCTTGTGTTGAGTATGGTACGCAAGCTGATGGTTACGTAGATTACGTAAAAGGAGCAAATGTTGCTGGTTTCGTAAAAGTTGCTGATGCAATGTTAGATCAAGGAGTTGTATAA
- a CDS encoding SDR family oxidoreductase yields the protein MKQNKINVILTGCTGTLGSQVFYELLQQDNIKHIYLPVREKNGKSALDRVQKILNSDASPSFITENKKLIAQKIRALDMVSFFKPETFLSKNETNFFIHSAGSVNLTTDKSQRDVVFNGVYEFTKEVFNTFSSFITKFTYISTAFSIGNIGGLIDNDYHAKKKPKYRNFYEEAKHTTEKFLLKKGQENKVSIQILRPSVLGGNIFNKSPYFISNYMVYYLLGNFFYKNPLANNPIRITTNFKTGLNIIPVDYVAKIIATVYQQKIEQLNIVHSKSTNIVTGMKRILKTVDFNNFTFLNSSTGGSLLKSKNRLENIYYKTIGLHLNQYLISDPYEYDTNLLESILPIPKYNTEDYLENTISYAKSKDFKGEDW from the coding sequence ATGAAACAAAATAAAATAAATGTTATTCTTACAGGTTGTACAGGAACACTAGGTTCACAGGTTTTTTATGAATTATTACAACAAGATAACATCAAACATATATATCTTCCTGTAAGAGAAAAAAACGGTAAATCAGCATTAGATAGAGTTCAAAAAATATTAAATAGTGATGCTTCTCCATCATTTATTACTGAAAATAAAAAGTTAATCGCTCAAAAAATTAGAGCTTTAGATATGGTTTCGTTTTTTAAACCTGAAACTTTTTTATCTAAAAATGAAACCAATTTTTTTATTCATTCAGCAGGAAGTGTAAATTTAACCACCGATAAATCGCAACGCGATGTTGTTTTTAATGGTGTTTATGAATTTACAAAAGAGGTATTTAATACATTTTCATCTTTCATTACAAAGTTCACTTATATAAGTACGGCGTTTAGTATCGGTAATATTGGCGGATTAATTGATAATGATTATCACGCTAAAAAAAAGCCTAAATACCGCAACTTTTACGAAGAAGCAAAGCACACAACCGAAAAATTTTTATTAAAAAAAGGACAAGAAAATAAGGTTTCCATACAAATATTAAGACCTAGTGTTTTAGGCGGAAATATTTTTAATAAATCGCCTTATTTTATTTCAAATTACATGGTTTATTATCTTTTAGGAAATTTTTTTTATAAAAATCCGCTTGCTAATAATCCTATTCGAATTACCACCAATTTTAAAACAGGTTTAAATATTATTCCTGTCGATTATGTCGCAAAAATAATAGCAACGGTATATCAACAAAAAATAGAACAACTTAATATTGTGCATTCTAAAAGCACAAATATTGTTACAGGAATGAAACGAATTTTAAAAACAGTAGATTTTAATAATTTTACTTTTTTAAATTCGTCAACAGGTGGTTCATTATTAAAAAGTAAAAACAGATTAGAAAACATTTATTACAAAACTATTGGATTGCATTTAAACCAATATTTAATTTCTGATCCTTACGAATATGATACTAATTTATTAGAATCAATTTT
- the pheS gene encoding phenylalanine--tRNA ligase subunit alpha, with amino-acid sequence MLDKVKELIGDVKVFQASSKEEVETFRIKYLGSKGLLKDLFAEFKNVDPAMRKDFGQALNTLKKSAEDKVTELNDNLESTFEHKSFYGDLTRPSEPINLGSRHPISLVKNQIIEVFNRIGFTVSEGPEIEDDWHNFTALNLPEYHPARDMQDTFFIDKNPDTLLRTHTSSVQVRYMENNTPPIRTISPGRVFRNEDISARAHCIFHQVEGLYIDTDVSFADLKQTLLYFTKEMFGKSKIRLRPSYFPFTEPSAEVDIYWGLETETDYRITKGTGWLEIMGCGMVDPNVLKNANIDPTKYSGYAFGMGIERIAMLLYQIPDIRMFYENDKRFLEQFKSVI; translated from the coding sequence ATGTTAGACAAAGTAAAAGAATTGATTGGTGATGTAAAGGTTTTTCAAGCAAGTTCTAAAGAAGAAGTTGAAACTTTCAGAATAAAATACTTAGGAAGTAAAGGTTTATTAAAAGATTTGTTTGCTGAATTTAAAAATGTAGATCCAGCAATGCGTAAAGATTTTGGACAAGCATTAAACACTTTAAAGAAATCTGCTGAAGATAAAGTAACTGAACTAAATGATAATTTAGAAAGTACATTTGAACATAAAAGTTTTTATGGCGATTTAACGCGTCCATCAGAACCAATTAATTTAGGTTCTCGTCATCCAATATCTTTGGTTAAAAATCAAATTATTGAGGTTTTTAATAGAATTGGTTTTACAGTTTCTGAAGGTCCAGAAATTGAAGATGACTGGCATAACTTTACAGCATTAAACTTACCAGAATATCATCCAGCACGTGATATGCAGGATACTTTTTTTATCGATAAAAATCCTGATACCTTGTTAAGAACGCATACTTCATCGGTACAAGTTCGATATATGGAAAACAACACGCCACCTATTAGAACGATTTCTCCAGGACGTGTTTTTAGAAACGAAGATATTTCTGCCAGAGCACACTGTATTTTTCATCAAGTAGAAGGTTTATATATTGATACTGATGTGTCTTTTGCCGATTTAAAGCAAACCTTATTATATTTTACCAAAGAGATGTTTGGGAAGTCTAAAATCCGATTAAGACCTTCTTATTTCCCATTTACAGAGCCAAGTGCCGAAGTAGATATTTACTGGGGATTAGAAACTGAAACTGATTACAGAATTACAAAAGGAACAGGTTGGTTAGAAATTATGGGCTGCGGAATGGTAGATCCTAATGTATTAAAAAATGCAAATATCGATCCTACTAAATATTCTGGATACGCTTTCGGAATGGGAATTGAACGTATAGCAATGTTATTATATCAAATTCCTGATATTAGAATGTTTTACGAAAATGATAAACGTTTCTTAGAGCAATTTAAATCAGTTATATAA